From Cyclopterus lumpus isolate fCycLum1 chromosome 2, fCycLum1.pri, whole genome shotgun sequence, a single genomic window includes:
- the LOC117742626 gene encoding gap junction gamma-1 protein-like isoform X1, which produces MSWSFLTRLLDEISNHSTFVGKMWLTVLIVFRIVLTAVGGETIYYDEQSKFVCNTLQPGCENVCYDAFAPLSHVRFWIFQVIMITTPTIMYLGFAMHKIARMEDSEYRPVRSNKKKRMPIVSRGAVRDYEEAEDNGEEDPMIAEEIEQDKPDKAEKSSEKKHDGRRRIMRDGLMKVYVGQLLWRTSFEVAFLFGQYVLYGFEVIPSYVCTRVPCPHTVDCFVSRPTEKTIFLLVMYVVSFLCLLLTIFEIIHLGVGGIRDNFRWRATLGSRAPPPSSSRMAPTAPPGYHATMKKEKRKGDLRDSPIVDSGRESFGDEGPSSKELERLRRHLKLAQQHLDLAYQADERSPSRSSSPEANTAAQSAVEQNRLNLAQEKQEEASEKGNEHSYNGEWNIIFIRFLHS; this is translated from the exons ATGAGTTGGAGCTTCCTCACGCGCCTGCTGGATGAGATCTCCAACCACTCCACCTTCGTGGGCAAGATGTGGCTGACGGTGCTCATCGTCTTCCGCATCGTGCTCACGGCCGTCGGCGGCGAGACCATCTACTACGACGAGCAGAGCAAGTTCGTCTGCAACACGCTGCAGCCCGGGTGCGAGAACGTGTGCTACGACGCGTTCGCGCCGCTCTCGCACGTTCGATTCTGGATCTTTCAG GTGATCATGATCACCACACCCACCATCATGTACCTGGGCTTCGCCATGCACAAGATCGCCCGCATGGAGGACAGCGAGTACCGGCCCGTCCGCagcaacaagaagaagaggatgccCATCGTCAGCCGCGGGGCCGTTCGGGACTACGAGGAGGCCGAAGACAACGGCGAGGAAGACCCCATGATCGCCGAGGAGATCGAACAAGACAAACCCGACAAGGCAGAAAAAA gcTCGGAGAAGAAGCACGACGGCCGGCGGCGGATCATGCGCGACGGCCTGATGAAGGTCTACGTCGGCCAGCTGCTTTGGCGCACTTCCTTCGAGGTCGCCTTCCTGTTCGGCCAGTACGTCCTGTACGGCTTCGAGGTGATACCCTCCTACGTCTGCACCCGGGTGCCGTGCCCGCACACCGTGGACTGCTTCGTGTCGCGCCCCACGGAGAAGACCATCTTCCTGCTGGTGATGTACGTCGTGTCTTTCCTCTGCCTGCTCCTCACCATCTTTGAAATCATCCACTTGGGCGTCGGCGGCATCCGCGACAACTTCCGCTGGCGGGCCACGCTGGGCTCTCGCGCCCCTCCCCCGTCGTCCTCTCGCATGGCGCCCACCGCGCCACCGGGGTACCACGCCACCATGAAGAAGGAGAAGCGGAAGGGAGATCTGAGGGACTCGCCGATCGTCGACTCCGGCCGGGAGAGTTTCGGGGACGAGGGGCCCTCGTCCAAGGAGCTGGAGCGGTTGAGGAGGCACCTGAAGCTGGCCCAGCAGCACCTGGACCTGGCCTACCAGGCGGATGAAAGAAGCCCTTCACGAAGCAGCAGCCCGGAGGCCAACACGGCCGCACAGTCGGCCGTCGAGCAGAACCGCCTCAACCTTGcccaggagaagcaggaggaggccAGCGAGAAAGGTAATGAGCACTCGTATAACGGAGAATGGAATATcatttttattagatttttacATAGTTAA
- the LOC117742626 gene encoding gap junction gamma-1 protein-like isoform X2, protein MSWSFLTRLLDEISNHSTFVGKMWLTVLIVFRIVLTAVGGETIYYDEQSKFVCNTLQPGCENVCYDAFAPLSHVRFWIFQVIMITTPTIMYLGFAMHKIARMEDSEYRPVRSNKKKRMPIVSRGAVRDYEEAEDNGEEDPMIAEEIEQDKPDKAEKSSEKKHDGRRRIMRDGLMKVYVGQLLWRTSFEVAFLFGQYVLYGFEVIPSYVCTRVPCPHTVDCFVSRPTEKTIFLLVMYVVSFLCLLLTIFEIIHLGVGGIRDNFRWRATLGSRAPPPSSSRMAPTAPPGYHATMKKEKRKGDLRDSPIVDSGRESFGDEGPSSKELERLRRHLKLAQQHLDLAYQADERSPSRSSSPEANTAAQSAVEQNRLNLAQEKQEEASEKGIHA, encoded by the exons ATGAGTTGGAGCTTCCTCACGCGCCTGCTGGATGAGATCTCCAACCACTCCACCTTCGTGGGCAAGATGTGGCTGACGGTGCTCATCGTCTTCCGCATCGTGCTCACGGCCGTCGGCGGCGAGACCATCTACTACGACGAGCAGAGCAAGTTCGTCTGCAACACGCTGCAGCCCGGGTGCGAGAACGTGTGCTACGACGCGTTCGCGCCGCTCTCGCACGTTCGATTCTGGATCTTTCAG GTGATCATGATCACCACACCCACCATCATGTACCTGGGCTTCGCCATGCACAAGATCGCCCGCATGGAGGACAGCGAGTACCGGCCCGTCCGCagcaacaagaagaagaggatgccCATCGTCAGCCGCGGGGCCGTTCGGGACTACGAGGAGGCCGAAGACAACGGCGAGGAAGACCCCATGATCGCCGAGGAGATCGAACAAGACAAACCCGACAAGGCAGAAAAAA gcTCGGAGAAGAAGCACGACGGCCGGCGGCGGATCATGCGCGACGGCCTGATGAAGGTCTACGTCGGCCAGCTGCTTTGGCGCACTTCCTTCGAGGTCGCCTTCCTGTTCGGCCAGTACGTCCTGTACGGCTTCGAGGTGATACCCTCCTACGTCTGCACCCGGGTGCCGTGCCCGCACACCGTGGACTGCTTCGTGTCGCGCCCCACGGAGAAGACCATCTTCCTGCTGGTGATGTACGTCGTGTCTTTCCTCTGCCTGCTCCTCACCATCTTTGAAATCATCCACTTGGGCGTCGGCGGCATCCGCGACAACTTCCGCTGGCGGGCCACGCTGGGCTCTCGCGCCCCTCCCCCGTCGTCCTCTCGCATGGCGCCCACCGCGCCACCGGGGTACCACGCCACCATGAAGAAGGAGAAGCGGAAGGGAGATCTGAGGGACTCGCCGATCGTCGACTCCGGCCGGGAGAGTTTCGGGGACGAGGGGCCCTCGTCCAAGGAGCTGGAGCGGTTGAGGAGGCACCTGAAGCTGGCCCAGCAGCACCTGGACCTGGCCTACCAGGCGGATGAAAGAAGCCCTTCACGAAGCAGCAGCCCGGAGGCCAACACGGCCGCACAGTCGGCCGTCGAGCAGAACCGCCTCAACCTTGcccaggagaagcaggaggaggccAGCGAGAAAG GAATACATGCCTGA
- the inha gene encoding inhibin alpha chain — MHLEGQVVACSTVMVSCALLVLGPLWIPILTQACRGEELSREVVLSWFRERVLEDLGLEEPPLTTAQGPDRDVPDARQAPWGAPGRTSRTAWVNRGTSPAQDTSQIILFPGSDSPCGASDSAPGETTNSHFTYYFQPSVNNLEMEVTSAHFWFYAGEGVNSSAPLFILASAQRRLRAAEAAPATSADGWSTYELARHPLASVAEGPFLLQVRCPACRCHRDEPDKTPFLHLRAQPRGPVRSRRRRAPVTIPWSSSGVDLLQRPSKERPEHGDCLRTEMEISFEELGWGSWIVHPKLLTFSYCRGNCSAGDRTAAMLGITQCCAPVPGTMKSLRITTTSDGGYSFKYETLPNIIPEECTCI, encoded by the exons ATGCACTTGGAGGGTCAAGTCGTGGCGTGCAGTACGGTCATGGTGTCCTGTGCTCTCTTGGTCCTGGGCCCTCTGTGGATCCCCATTCTGACACAAGCCTGCAGGGGAGAGGAGCTGTCCAGAGAAGTGGTGTTGTCCTGGTTCAGAGAGCGGGTCCTGGAGGACCTCGGGCTGGAGGAGCCTCCTCTGACCACGGCACAGGGTCCTGACAGGGACGTGCCAGACGCAAGGCAGGCGCCCTGGGGTGCCCCCGGCAGGACGAGCAGGACAGCGTGGGTCAACCGTGGAACCAGTCCGGCCCAGGACACATCTCAAATCATTCTCTTCCCCGGCTCCG ACTCACCCTGTGGCGCATCGGACTCGGCTCCTGGAGAGACCACCAACAGCCACTTCACGTATTACTTCCAGCCCTCCGTGAACAACCTGGAGATGGAGGTCACGTCCGCCCACTTCTGGTTCTACGCCGGCGAAGGCGTCAACTCCTCCGCCCCGCTGTTCATTCTCGCGTCAGCGCAGCGGCGTCTTCGGGCGGCGGAGGCCGCGCCGGCGACGAGCGCAGACGGGTGGAGCACCTACGAGCTGGCCCGACACCCGCTGGCCTCTGTGGCCGAGGGCCCCTTTCTGCTCCAGGTCCGCTGCCCGGCCTGTCGGTGCCACCGCGACGAGCCGGACAAGACGCCCTTTCTTCACCTGCGCGCTCAGCCTCGCGGTCCCGTGCGCTCGCGGCGCCGCCGCGCGCCGGTGACCATCCCCTGGTCTTCTTCCGGTGTGGACCTGCTCCAGCGGCCCTCTAAGGAGAGACCCGAGCACGGTGACTGCCTCAGGACAGAGATGGAGATCAGCTTTGAGGAGCTGGGCTGGGGCAGCTGGATCGTCCATCCAAAGCTGCTGACTTTCTCCTACTGCCGTGGGAACTGCtcagccggggatcgaaccgccgccATGCTGGGCATCACACAGTGCTGCGCTCCGGTCCCAGGCACCATGAAGTCCCTGAGGATCACCACGACCTCTGACGGCGGGTACTCGTTCAAGTATGAGACCTTGCCCAACATTATACCTGAGGAGTGTACTTGTATCTGA